In the genome of Bacteroidota bacterium, one region contains:
- a CDS encoding cytochrome c peroxidase → MMQRTSSFIFLLLMATFTACTKSEEVKNELVREDTSFIIPAHFPKINYPIDNYYTFARWSLGKKLFYEKALSRTNEVSCGSCHQLAFSMADNEITSKGVEKRLNARNTPSLANIAYHPYFTREGGVPTLEMQALVPIQEHNEFDFNIVEIEARLKSNQGYQQMSNAAYDRPLDYYVIIRALANFQRSLLSGNALYDRYKNGQASLNTSQLNGLNLFLGKANCIACHAGFNFTNYAFQNNGLYQNYKDIGRMRLTNNAFDLGKFKVPSLRNASVTAPYMHDGSMPNLFKVVEHYNNGGQPHPNKSTFIKPLGLSEKEINDLVQFLETLTDYEFLQNKKFTHE, encoded by the coding sequence ATGATGCAACGAACAAGTTCATTTATTTTTTTATTGCTGATGGCAACCTTTACTGCTTGCACAAAAAGTGAAGAGGTAAAGAATGAACTCGTTCGGGAGGATACCAGCTTTATAATACCTGCACATTTTCCAAAAATTAATTATCCAATAGACAATTATTACACGTTTGCGCGTTGGAGCTTGGGAAAAAAGTTATTTTATGAGAAGGCATTATCACGTACCAATGAGGTAAGTTGTGGTTCGTGCCACCAGTTGGCATTTAGTATGGCTGATAATGAAATAACAAGCAAAGGTGTTGAAAAAAGGCTAAATGCTAGAAATACTCCATCACTTGCCAACATTGCATACCATCCTTATTTTACCCGTGAGGGTGGTGTGCCCACATTGGAAATGCAAGCCTTAGTGCCTATACAAGAGCATAATGAGTTTGATTTTAATATTGTAGAAATTGAGGCGCGACTTAAATCAAATCAAGGCTACCAACAAATGAGTAATGCAGCCTACGATAGACCTTTAGATTATTATGTAATTATCAGGGCATTGGCAAATTTTCAACGCTCATTACTGAGTGGGAACGCACTTTATGACAGATATAAGAATGGGCAAGCAAGCCTAAATACAAGCCAACTAAATGGTTTAAACTTATTTTTGGGCAAAGCAAATTGTATTGCATGCCATGCTGGCTTTAATTTTACCAATTATGCTTTTCAAAACAATGGCTTGTACCAAAATTATAAAGACATTGGCAGGATGCGCCTTACCAATAATGCCTTTGATTTAGGTAAATTTAAAGTGCCAAGTTTACGTAACGCATCGGTAACAGCACCATACATGCACGATGGCTCTATGCCAAATCTTTTTAAGGTAGTGGAGCATTACAATAACGGTGGGCAGCCACATCCCAATAAAAGCACATTCATAAAACCGCTAGGATTGAGTGAAAAAGAAATAAATGACCTTGTTCAATTTTTAGAAACATTAACAGATTACGAGTTTTTACAAAATAAAAAATTTACACATGAATAA
- a CDS encoding MbnP family protein: MKSQILTIVFIATTIVAFAQKNVVLRVHHLLAGQPFAFNQASSNNLGNGFNLSRLEYYVSSIKVKHDGGMTMNATDVYALVKANSTSTDIDLSSLSVNTIEGIAFSIGVNAPQNNQDPTQWASGHPLAPKSPSMHWGWTAGYRFVAMEGKTGTNLNTVFEIHALGNVNYFEQTINTTATQENGKWIINVYADYAQSLRGIAISQGVISHGETGEAATLLTNFKTNVFKASSVTGMFEQNLNTPFVVYPNPSTGKFSIDLSQLPQVNKIVVNNILGQNVLEQKSQSSSEINLTAKGIYIVSLFDNNNLVGTRKLVVE; encoded by the coding sequence ATGAAATCACAAATTTTAACAATCGTATTTATTGCAACAACTATTGTTGCATTTGCACAAAAAAATGTGGTACTAAGAGTACACCACCTCTTAGCTGGACAACCATTCGCTTTTAATCAAGCTTCGAGTAACAATTTAGGGAATGGTTTTAACTTATCAAGGTTAGAGTATTATGTATCATCTATTAAAGTAAAACATGATGGAGGTATGACTATGAATGCCACTGATGTTTATGCTTTAGTAAAAGCTAATTCAACTTCTACTGATATTGACCTAAGTTCATTATCAGTTAATACTATTGAAGGTATAGCATTTAGCATTGGTGTTAACGCGCCACAAAACAACCAAGACCCAACACAATGGGCATCAGGACATCCTCTTGCCCCAAAGTCACCATCTATGCATTGGGGTTGGACAGCAGGTTACCGATTTGTAGCTATGGAAGGTAAAACAGGAACTAATCTTAATACGGTTTTTGAAATACATGCCTTGGGTAACGTAAACTACTTTGAGCAAACCATAAATACAACTGCCACGCAAGAAAATGGAAAATGGATTATTAATGTGTATGCCGATTATGCGCAAAGTTTACGTGGAATTGCAATTTCGCAGGGCGTTATTTCTCATGGCGAAACAGGAGAAGCAGCAACATTACTTACTAATTTTAAAACCAATGTATTTAAAGCAAGCTCTGTAACGGGTATGTTTGAACAAAATCTAAATACACCTTTTGTTGTTTATCCAAATCCAAGCACAGGTAAATTTAGCATTGATTTAAGCCAATTACCGCAGGTCAACAAAATTGTTGTTAATAATATTTTAGGTCAGAATGTTTTGGAGCAAAAAAGCCAATCGTCCAGTGAAATTAACTTGACAGCTAAAGGCATTTACATTGTTTCACTTTTTGATAACAATAATTTAGTTGGAACTCGCAAACTTGTTGTAGAGTAG
- a CDS encoding choice-of-anchor V domain-containing protein produces the protein MKKLILKCLLVLPVVILIQSFGPAILGKRDGTEPGFTGSPGDSLKNCTVCHGGNATNVDGWITSTIPVSGFVPNTKYTITAKNTEVGGTRFGFSISPQSITGKLLGTLIISDTTTTKLVGDNKYVTYRAAGVDGVDSKTWSFDWIAPDSVNEVIFYGAFNSNFEGHKDGDNTYLSQLRVFKTGFTGVKENGVISGVSVFPNPLNSQTQLSFINKLSGIVEISLYGLDGKYYGQLFNEQLASGHQTILLEPNTKAGIYFLKITNSNSSIYHKILIQ, from the coding sequence ATGAAAAAACTTATTTTAAAATGCCTTTTAGTATTACCAGTTGTAATATTAATACAATCATTTGGCCCAGCAATACTTGGTAAACGTGACGGAACAGAACCCGGATTTACGGGTTCTCCTGGCGATTCACTAAAAAATTGTACTGTATGCCATGGTGGTAATGCTACTAATGTTGATGGATGGATAACATCAACAATACCTGTATCAGGCTTTGTTCCCAATACCAAATATACTATTACTGCAAAAAATACCGAAGTTGGCGGAACTCGATTCGGTTTCTCCATTTCGCCACAATCCATCACAGGAAAACTGCTAGGTACCCTTATAATCTCTGATACAACTACAACAAAATTAGTTGGAGATAATAAATATGTTACTTATAGGGCAGCAGGAGTTGATGGCGTGGATAGCAAAACTTGGTCTTTTGATTGGATTGCTCCAGATAGTGTAAATGAAGTGATTTTTTATGGTGCATTCAATTCAAACTTTGAAGGACACAAAGATGGTGACAACACATACTTATCACAGCTAAGAGTTTTTAAAACAGGTTTTACTGGGGTGAAAGAAAATGGTGTAATTAGTGGTGTATCTGTTTTTCCAAATCCTTTAAATAGCCAAACTCAACTAAGTTTTATAAATAAACTCAGTGGTATTGTAGAAATAAGTTTATATGGATTGGACGGTAAGTATTACGGACAACTATTTAATGAACAGCTTGCATCAGGACATCAAACAATTTTACTTGAACCAAATACCAAAGCAGGTATTTATTTTTTAAAGATTACCAATTCGAACTCATCAATTTATCACAAAATTTTAATTCAATAA
- a CDS encoding DUF3347 domain-containing protein — protein MKILNKSILMLCIASSLLTSCEAKVKNAKSEAVKIYGNCGMCETTIETAGNVKNVAKVDWNKDTKMANLTYDSTLTNQDEILKRIALAGYDSDKFLAPDDAYANLHECCQYDRVKKNAIVKPETAQNHQEKTATKQESNQLQAILDNYFLLKDALVKSDGTLTSSIAKDLLLSINSVKMDKLTTEGHTVWMKVMKDLAFDTEHIAETKDASHQRDHFTTLSKNMYLLIKVSKQEVTIYYQNCPMYNNGKGANWLSKDISIKNPYYGSQMLTCGKTVETIK, from the coding sequence ATGAAAATACTTAATAAATCAATATTGATGCTTTGCATTGCATCCAGTTTGCTCACTAGTTGTGAAGCAAAAGTGAAAAATGCTAAATCCGAAGCAGTAAAAATATACGGAAACTGTGGCATGTGTGAAACCACAATTGAAACTGCAGGTAATGTAAAAAATGTGGCTAAAGTTGATTGGAACAAAGACACTAAAATGGCTAATCTAACATACGATAGCACATTAACCAACCAAGATGAAATATTGAAACGCATAGCTTTAGCAGGCTATGATAGTGATAAATTTCTTGCTCCAGACGATGCTTATGCTAACCTGCATGAATGCTGCCAGTATGATAGAGTGAAAAAAAATGCTATTGTTAAGCCTGAAACAGCCCAAAACCACCAAGAAAAAACGGCAACGAAACAAGAATCAAATCAATTACAAGCAATTTTAGACAACTATTTTTTATTGAAAGATGCGTTGGTAAAATCAGATGGGACATTGACATCTTCGATAGCTAAAGACTTACTTTTAAGTATCAATTCGGTGAAGATGGATAAGCTAACTACAGAAGGACACACTGTTTGGATGAAGGTAATGAAAGATTTGGCTTTCGACACAGAACATATAGCAGAAACAAAAGATGCAAGCCACCAAAGAGATCACTTTACAACACTTTCAAAAAATATGTATTTGTTAATTAAAGTTTCAAAGCAAGAAGTGACTATTTACTATCAAAATTGCCCAATGTACAACAATGGTAAAGGTGCAAATTGGTTAAGCAAAGATATTTCCATTAAAAATCCTTACTACGGTTCGCAAATGCTCACTTGTGGCAAAACAGTAGAAACAATTAAATAA
- the xerA gene encoding site-specific tyrosine recombinase/integron integrase, producing MTWKAACIRHKGENRIAVYFEKNAEWITRIKKLDDARWSASLRAWHLPDTNENRERFKIDLPVVISETKLQKIEQFRRWLSSKRYSPNTIKTYTEALHTFLKHYNDKEITLINNEDVIAFNNEFILKNKLSSSYQNQVVNAIKLFFRQIESTNINVDFVHRPKREKLLPNILSKEEVKQILNAHSNIKHKAMLSLIYSCGLRRSELINLRLADIDSKRGVIIIRQSKGKKDRIAPLSEKILIILREYFIAYKPKNWLFEGQNNQGQYDERSLSNVLKQALEKCKITKPVSLHWLRHSYATHLLESGTDLRYIQEILGHKSSKTTEIYTHVSTKSLQQIKSPFDDL from the coding sequence ATGACTTGGAAAGCAGCATGTATTAGACATAAGGGCGAAAATAGAATTGCCGTTTATTTTGAGAAAAATGCGGAATGGATAACGCGTATAAAAAAACTAGACGATGCCCGCTGGAGTGCAAGCCTAAGGGCTTGGCATTTGCCCGATACGAATGAAAATAGAGAGCGATTTAAAATTGACTTACCTGTTGTAATAAGTGAAACCAAGCTTCAAAAAATAGAACAGTTTAGACGATGGCTAAGTTCAAAAAGATACAGCCCTAATACCATAAAAACATATACTGAAGCATTACATACATTTTTAAAACATTATAATGATAAAGAAATTACTTTAATAAATAATGAAGATGTGATTGCTTTTAACAATGAATTTATACTAAAAAACAAACTATCTTCATCCTATCAGAACCAAGTGGTAAATGCAATTAAATTATTTTTTAGGCAAATTGAAAGCACAAATATAAATGTGGATTTTGTGCATAGACCCAAAAGAGAAAAGTTATTACCCAACATACTTAGCAAAGAAGAAGTGAAACAAATACTAAACGCACATTCAAACATTAAACATAAAGCCATGCTAAGTTTAATCTATAGTTGTGGTTTAAGGAGGAGTGAATTAATAAATTTAAGATTAGCCGACATTGATAGCAAAAGAGGTGTTATCATAATTAGGCAATCAAAAGGAAAAAAAGATAGAATTGCACCTTTATCTGAAAAAATACTGATAATTTTAAGAGAATATTTTATAGCATACAAGCCTAAAAATTGGCTTTTTGAGGGACAAAATAATCAAGGACAGTATGATGAAAGAAGTCTTTCAAATGTATTAAAACAAGCTCTAGAAAAATGTAAGATAACAAAACCAGTAAGTTTACACTGGCTCAGACATAGTTATGCGACTCACTTGTTGGAGTCAGGAACTGACTTAAGATATATTCAAGAAATTTTAGGACACAAAAGCAGTAAAACAACAGAAATATACACCCACGTAAGTACAAAGAGTTTACAGCAAATAAAGAGTCCATTTGATGATTTATAA
- a CDS encoding helix-turn-helix transcriptional regulator, translated as MKHLLAYDIKTGIIIRALREIKGIKQSEVAEAIQMSQSTYSKLEKGKIAISIGQLQIAATTIGFTSFEIFTILYVYDKPVDEKFTLYSCILHEFSQEKYDVDAFTLNLKKEEFYFILLIVRNSLKKLRA; from the coding sequence ATGAAACATCTTTTAGCCTACGATATCAAAACAGGTATTATCATTAGAGCATTGCGTGAAATTAAAGGTATTAAACAAAGTGAGGTAGCAGAAGCTATTCAAATGAGCCAATCTACTTATAGCAAATTAGAAAAAGGTAAAATAGCTATCAGTATAGGTCAATTACAAATAGCTGCTACCACCATTGGTTTTACCAGTTTTGAAATATTCACAATTTTATATGTGTATGATAAACCAGTAGATGAAAAATTTACTTTGTATTCATGCATTCTCCATGAGTTTAGCCAAGAAAAATATGATGTAGATGCTTTTACCTTAAATTTAAAGAAAGAAGAGTTTTACTTTATCCTATTAATCGTCCGCAATAGCCTGAAAAAACTAAGGGCTTAG